One window of the Dreissena polymorpha isolate Duluth1 chromosome 5, UMN_Dpol_1.0, whole genome shotgun sequence genome contains the following:
- the LOC127832545 gene encoding complement C3-like isoform X2, which translates to MGSIIVLLFAACLSSVNGNYQYVLAPNVIRLENEETLLVGIFGNGRNQTVTVYFEYLNERISRKETMIVDAEHPVEITVKVTADDLFKDIDANQKIRDRPKSIKLVCNGPHGMQVRDIALSYTPGYLIVQTDQPLYNPEQTVNVRVLAMDESMKPIKDKQLIIDLIVSRCQLLSEENMISVSFYQIYC; encoded by the exons ATGGGATCTATCATAGTATTGCTTTTCGCTGCTTGTTTAAGCAGCGTGAACGG GAACTACCAATATGTCCTGGCACCAAACGTGATCCGACTTGAAAACGAGGAGACCCTGCTTGTTGGTATTTTCGGGAATGGAAGGAATCAGACCGTAACA gtCTACTTTGAATATCTGAACGAAAGGATCTCCCGAAAAGAAACAATGATAGTAGATGCAG AACATCCTGTCGAGATAACGGTCAAGGTCACCGCAGATGATTTGTTCAAAGACATCGATGCCAATCAAAAAATCAGAGATAGACCGAAATCAATCAAATTGGTCTGCAACGGACCACACGGGATGCAGGTCCGAGACATCGCCCTTAGTTACACGCCAGGTTATCTGATCGTGCAGACGGACCAGCCTTTGTACAATCCGGAGCAGACAG TAAATGTTCGAGTTTTGGCAATGGATGAATCTATGAAGCCAATCAAGGACAAGCAGTTGATCATTGACCTGATAGTGAGTAGATGTCAATTATTAAGTGAAGAAAATATGATAAGTGTTTCATTTTATCAAATTTACTGTTAG
- the LOC127832545 gene encoding complement C3-like isoform X3, with product MGSIIVLLFAACLSSVNGNYQYVLAPNVIRLENEETLLVGIFGNGRNQTVTVYFEYLNERISRKETMIVDAEHPVEITVKVTADDLFKDIDANQKIRDRPKSIKLVCNGPHGMQVRDIALSYTPGYLIVQTDQPLYNPEQTVNVRVLAMDESMKPIKDKQLIIDLIVSV from the exons ATGGGATCTATCATAGTATTGCTTTTCGCTGCTTGTTTAAGCAGCGTGAACGG GAACTACCAATATGTCCTGGCACCAAACGTGATCCGACTTGAAAACGAGGAGACCCTGCTTGTTGGTATTTTCGGGAATGGAAGGAATCAGACCGTAACA gtCTACTTTGAATATCTGAACGAAAGGATCTCCCGAAAAGAAACAATGATAGTAGATGCAG AACATCCTGTCGAGATAACGGTCAAGGTCACCGCAGATGATTTGTTCAAAGACATCGATGCCAATCAAAAAATCAGAGATAGACCGAAATCAATCAAATTGGTCTGCAACGGACCACACGGGATGCAGGTCCGAGACATCGCCCTTAGTTACACGCCAGGTTATCTGATCGTGCAGACGGACCAGCCTTTGTACAATCCGGAGCAGACAG TAAATGTTCGAGTTTTGGCAATGGATGAATCTATGAAGCCAATCAAGGACAAGCAGTTGATCATTGACCTGATA